In one window of Acanthopagrus latus isolate v.2019 chromosome 15, fAcaLat1.1, whole genome shotgun sequence DNA:
- the lrrfip2 gene encoding leucine-rich repeat flightless-interacting protein 2 isoform X13, protein MGTQGSGRKRAPLKDRFSAEDEALSSIAREAEARLAAKRAARAEARDIRMRELERQQKELDEKCDKQYTDYSRPSSRCATPGLSAATLASLGGTSSRRGSTDTGSVYDPDTSLSELRESLVEVEEKYKKAMVSNAQLDNDKANLIYQVDTLKDVVEEMEEQMAEMKRELEDKSKELERQKHTCTVLQHKQEELKEGIRQRDELIEESQQMQTKLDALTREVFDLQETINWKDKKIGALERQKEYFDCIRNERDELRDELADIKGKAKAGEKHGLVIIPDGTPNGDVNHEPQSSGITVVSQEAAQLLESAGEGPLDVRLRKLAEEKDELLAQIRKLKNQLEEERQKHSKMDSAYTDGERMENGTDLHFIEMQRDANRQISEYKFKLSKAEQEMGTMEQNINRLEGQVSRYKASADNAEKVEDELKAEKRKLQRELRTALDKIEEMEMTNNHLVKRLEKMKANRNALLSQQ, encoded by the exons GCGGAGGCGCGGCTGGCTGCAAAGAGGGCGGCTCGGGCGGAGGCAAGGGATATTCGAATGAGGGAGCTTGAGCGGCAACAGAAAGAG ctgGATGAAAAATGTGACAAGCAGTATACAGATTATAGTCGG CCATCCTCCCGCTGTGCCACCCCAGGCCTCTCAGCAGCCACGTTGGCGTCGCTGGGCGGCACCTCGTCACGGCGGGGCAGCACAGACACGGGTAGCGTCTATGACCCCGACACCAGTCTGAGTGAACTAAGG GAGTCACTTgtagaggtggaggagaagtaTAAGAAAGCCATGGTATCGAATGCACAGCTGGACAACGACAAAGCCAACCTCATCTATCAGGTGGACACACTAAAGGACGTCgtagaggagatggaggaaCAAATGGCTGAGATGAAGAGGGAGCTGGAAGACAAGTCAAAG GAGCTGGAAAGACAAAAGCACACATGTACGGTCCTGCAGCATAAACAAGAAGAACTGAAAGAGGGAATCCGCCAGAGAGATGAGCTTATAGAG GAGAGCCAGCAAATGCAGACTAAGTTAGACGCCCTCACCAGGGAGGTGTTTGACCTGCAGGAAACGATAAACTGGAAGGACAAAAAGATTGGG GCCctagagaggcagaaagagtaCTTTGATTGCATTAGGAATGAGAGAGATGAGCTCAGAGATGAGCTCGCTGACATCAAGGGGAAGGCCAAGGCTGGAGAG AAACATGGGCTGGTGATCATCCCAGACGGCACACCAAACGGAGATGTCAACCATGAGCCTCAGTCCTCAGGGATCACTGTGGTCTCCCAGGAGGCCGCTCAGTTGCTGGAGTCAGCAGGAGAGGGCCCACTGG ATGTCAGGCTACGGAAGttggcagaggagaaagatgaacTGTTGGCTCAGATCAGGAAGCTGAAgaatcagctggaggaggagagacagaaacactcaaAGATGGACAGTGCGTACACAGAcggggagaggatggagaacGGTACAGACCTACACTTTATTGAGATGCAGA GAGATGCCAACAGACAGATTAGTGAATACAAATTCAAGCTTTCTAAGGCAGAGCAGGAAATGGGTACAATGGAACAAAAT ATCAACAGACTTGAAGGGCAAGTGTCCAGGTACAAGGCATCGGCAGACAATGCGGAGAAGGTAGAAGACGAACTTAAAGCCGAAAAACGGAAACTTCAAAGAGAG CTGCGCACAGCCCTCGATAAGAtagaggagatggagatgacCAACAACCACCTAGTAAAGCGCCTTGAGAAGATGAAGGCCAACAGGAACGCCCTTCTGTCGCAGCAGTGA
- the lrrfip2 gene encoding leucine-rich repeat flightless-interacting protein 2 isoform X8: MGTQGSGRKRAPLKDRFSAEDEALSSIAREAEARLAAKRAARAEARDIRMRELERQQKELSYHSSSGSNRKWGQIHQWMSDGLSTSSTLKSSRSTSSVYNDLHGHKRASSKKKDLLTGLYHDQRNYTSLTKTKATPPPSTSSYQPRATTSSSSTIGTGLSRSYSTASIYEDTGLYGSGYSSKAPSEYSWYSSGASSTRSSPVSSSDDDTVSSVSQERVSRGRRDSVSSDFSDISESAADYFSRSNRRGSIVSDLDDLSIPDLDTLDEKCDKQYTDYSRPSSRCATPGLSAATLASLGGTSSRRGSTDTGSVYDPDTSLSELRDIYELKDQIQDVEGRYMQGLKELKESLVEVEEKYKKAMVSNAQLDNDKANLIYQVDTLKDVVEEMEEQMAEMKRELEDKSKELERQKHTCTVLQHKQEELKEGIRQRDELIEESQQMQTKLDALTREVFDLQETINWKDKKIGALERQKEYFDCIRNERDELRDELADIKGKAKAGEKHGLVIIPDGTPNGDVNHEPQSSGITVVSQEAAQLLESAGEGPLDVRLRKLAEEKDELLAQIRKLKNQLEEERQKHSKMDSAYTDGERMENGTDLHFIEMQRDANRQISEYKFKLSKAEQEMGTMEQNINRLEGQVSRYKASADNAEKVEDELKAEKRKLQRELRTALDKIEEMEMTNNHLVKRLEKMKANRNALLSQQ, translated from the exons GCGGAGGCGCGGCTGGCTGCAAAGAGGGCGGCTCGGGCGGAGGCAAGGGATATTCGAATGAGGGAGCTTGAGCGGCAACAGAAAGAG CTTTCTTACCACTCTTCGAGTGGTAGCAACAGAAAATGGGGTCAGATCCACCAGTGGATG TCTGATGGCCTTTCCACTAGCTCTACCCTCAAGAGTTCCCGCTCCACT AGTTCTGTGTACAATGACCTGCATGGCCATAAAAGGGCTTCATCCAAGAAGAAGGACCTGCTG ACTGGACTGTACCATGATCAAAGGAACTACACCAGCCTAACGAAGACCAAAGCAACGCCTCCTCCCTCTACTTCCTCCTATCAGCCCCGG GCCACCACTTCCTCGTCCTCCACCATTGGCACAGGGCTGTCTCGCAGCTACAGCACG GCCTCTATTTACGAAGACACCGGTCTTTACGGCTCGGGCTACAGTTCAAAAGCT CCCTCTGAATACAGCTGGTACTCCTCTGGAGCCAGCTCCACCCGCAGCAGCCCTGTG TCTTCCTCAGATGATGACACTGTCAGCAGTGTGTCGCAGGAGCGCGTCAGCAGAGGCCGCAGGGATAGTGTG TCGTCTGACTTCTCGGACATTAGTGAGTCGGCTGCTGATTATTTCAGCCGCTCCAACCGAAGGGGCAGCATTGTGTCTGACCTCGATGATTTGAGCATTCCAGATCTGGACACT ctgGATGAAAAATGTGACAAGCAGTATACAGATTATAGTCGG CCATCCTCCCGCTGTGCCACCCCAGGCCTCTCAGCAGCCACGTTGGCGTCGCTGGGCGGCACCTCGTCACGGCGGGGCAGCACAGACACGGGTAGCGTCTATGACCCCGACACCAGTCTGAGTGAACTAAGG GATATCTATGAACTAAAGGACCAGATTCAGGATGTAGAAGGGCGGTACATGCAAGGGCTTAAAGAGCTGAAG GAGTCACTTgtagaggtggaggagaagtaTAAGAAAGCCATGGTATCGAATGCACAGCTGGACAACGACAAAGCCAACCTCATCTATCAGGTGGACACACTAAAGGACGTCgtagaggagatggaggaaCAAATGGCTGAGATGAAGAGGGAGCTGGAAGACAAGTCAAAG GAGCTGGAAAGACAAAAGCACACATGTACGGTCCTGCAGCATAAACAAGAAGAACTGAAAGAGGGAATCCGCCAGAGAGATGAGCTTATAGAG GAGAGCCAGCAAATGCAGACTAAGTTAGACGCCCTCACCAGGGAGGTGTTTGACCTGCAGGAAACGATAAACTGGAAGGACAAAAAGATTGGG GCCctagagaggcagaaagagtaCTTTGATTGCATTAGGAATGAGAGAGATGAGCTCAGAGATGAGCTCGCTGACATCAAGGGGAAGGCCAAGGCTGGAGAG AAACATGGGCTGGTGATCATCCCAGACGGCACACCAAACGGAGATGTCAACCATGAGCCTCAGTCCTCAGGGATCACTGTGGTCTCCCAGGAGGCCGCTCAGTTGCTGGAGTCAGCAGGAGAGGGCCCACTGG ATGTCAGGCTACGGAAGttggcagaggagaaagatgaacTGTTGGCTCAGATCAGGAAGCTGAAgaatcagctggaggaggagagacagaaacactcaaAGATGGACAGTGCGTACACAGAcggggagaggatggagaacGGTACAGACCTACACTTTATTGAGATGCAGA GAGATGCCAACAGACAGATTAGTGAATACAAATTCAAGCTTTCTAAGGCAGAGCAGGAAATGGGTACAATGGAACAAAAT ATCAACAGACTTGAAGGGCAAGTGTCCAGGTACAAGGCATCGGCAGACAATGCGGAGAAGGTAGAAGACGAACTTAAAGCCGAAAAACGGAAACTTCAAAGAGAG CTGCGCACAGCCCTCGATAAGAtagaggagatggagatgacCAACAACCACCTAGTAAAGCGCCTTGAGAAGATGAAGGCCAACAGGAACGCCCTTCTGTCGCAGCAGTGA
- the lrrfip2 gene encoding leucine-rich repeat flightless-interacting protein 2 isoform X10 — protein MGTQGSGRKRAPLKDRFSAEDEALSSIAREAEARLAAKRAARAEARDIRMRELERQQKELSYHSSSGSNRKWGQIHQWMADSEKARSSSSSRSSSRHHRGLDDDVMSVRSYRSSSSAIRDLGSRSSSRRKDGLSDGLSTSSTLKSSRSTSSVYNDLHGHKRASSKKKDLLTGLYHDQRNYTSLTKTKATPPPSTSSYQPRATTSSSSTIGTGLSRSYSTASIYEDTGLYGSGYSSKAPSEYSWYSSGASSTRSSPVSSSDDDTVSSVSQERVSRGRRDSVSSDFSDISESAADYFSRSNRRGSIVSDLDDLSIPDLDTLDEKCDKQYTDYSRPSSRCATPGLSAATLASLGGTSSRRGSTDTGSVYDPDTSLSELRDIYELKDQIQDVEGRYMQGLKELKESLVEVEEKYKKAMVSNAQLDNDKANLIYQVDTLKDVVEEMEEQMAEMKRELEDKSKELERQKHTCTVLQHKQEELKEGIRQRDELIEKHGLVIIPDGTPNGDVNHEPQSSGITVVSQEAAQLLESAGEGPLDVRLRKLAEEKDELLAQIRKLKNQLEEERQKHSKMDSAYTDGERMENGTDLHFIEMQRDANRQISEYKFKLSKAEQEMGTMEQNINRLEGQVSRYKASADNAEKVEDELKAEKRKLQRELRTALDKIEEMEMTNNHLVKRLEKMKANRNALLSQQ, from the exons GCGGAGGCGCGGCTGGCTGCAAAGAGGGCGGCTCGGGCGGAGGCAAGGGATATTCGAATGAGGGAGCTTGAGCGGCAACAGAAAGAG CTTTCTTACCACTCTTCGAGTGGTAGCAACAGAAAATGGGGTCAGATCCACCAGTGGATG GCTGACTCAGAAAAAGCCAGATCCTCTAGTAGTAGTAGGTCCAGCAGCCGTCATCACCGG GGGctggatgatgatgtcatgtcagTCCGCAGCTACAGG TCATCCTCGTCAGCAATACGTGACTTGGGAAGTCGATCCAGTTCCCGTAGAAAAGATGGCTTG TCTGATGGCCTTTCCACTAGCTCTACCCTCAAGAGTTCCCGCTCCACT AGTTCTGTGTACAATGACCTGCATGGCCATAAAAGGGCTTCATCCAAGAAGAAGGACCTGCTG ACTGGACTGTACCATGATCAAAGGAACTACACCAGCCTAACGAAGACCAAAGCAACGCCTCCTCCCTCTACTTCCTCCTATCAGCCCCGG GCCACCACTTCCTCGTCCTCCACCATTGGCACAGGGCTGTCTCGCAGCTACAGCACG GCCTCTATTTACGAAGACACCGGTCTTTACGGCTCGGGCTACAGTTCAAAAGCT CCCTCTGAATACAGCTGGTACTCCTCTGGAGCCAGCTCCACCCGCAGCAGCCCTGTG TCTTCCTCAGATGATGACACTGTCAGCAGTGTGTCGCAGGAGCGCGTCAGCAGAGGCCGCAGGGATAGTGTG TCGTCTGACTTCTCGGACATTAGTGAGTCGGCTGCTGATTATTTCAGCCGCTCCAACCGAAGGGGCAGCATTGTGTCTGACCTCGATGATTTGAGCATTCCAGATCTGGACACT ctgGATGAAAAATGTGACAAGCAGTATACAGATTATAGTCGG CCATCCTCCCGCTGTGCCACCCCAGGCCTCTCAGCAGCCACGTTGGCGTCGCTGGGCGGCACCTCGTCACGGCGGGGCAGCACAGACACGGGTAGCGTCTATGACCCCGACACCAGTCTGAGTGAACTAAGG GATATCTATGAACTAAAGGACCAGATTCAGGATGTAGAAGGGCGGTACATGCAAGGGCTTAAAGAGCTGAAG GAGTCACTTgtagaggtggaggagaagtaTAAGAAAGCCATGGTATCGAATGCACAGCTGGACAACGACAAAGCCAACCTCATCTATCAGGTGGACACACTAAAGGACGTCgtagaggagatggaggaaCAAATGGCTGAGATGAAGAGGGAGCTGGAAGACAAGTCAAAG GAGCTGGAAAGACAAAAGCACACATGTACGGTCCTGCAGCATAAACAAGAAGAACTGAAAGAGGGAATCCGCCAGAGAGATGAGCTTATAGAG AAACATGGGCTGGTGATCATCCCAGACGGCACACCAAACGGAGATGTCAACCATGAGCCTCAGTCCTCAGGGATCACTGTGGTCTCCCAGGAGGCCGCTCAGTTGCTGGAGTCAGCAGGAGAGGGCCCACTGG ATGTCAGGCTACGGAAGttggcagaggagaaagatgaacTGTTGGCTCAGATCAGGAAGCTGAAgaatcagctggaggaggagagacagaaacactcaaAGATGGACAGTGCGTACACAGAcggggagaggatggagaacGGTACAGACCTACACTTTATTGAGATGCAGA GAGATGCCAACAGACAGATTAGTGAATACAAATTCAAGCTTTCTAAGGCAGAGCAGGAAATGGGTACAATGGAACAAAAT ATCAACAGACTTGAAGGGCAAGTGTCCAGGTACAAGGCATCGGCAGACAATGCGGAGAAGGTAGAAGACGAACTTAAAGCCGAAAAACGGAAACTTCAAAGAGAG CTGCGCACAGCCCTCGATAAGAtagaggagatggagatgacCAACAACCACCTAGTAAAGCGCCTTGAGAAGATGAAGGCCAACAGGAACGCCCTTCTGTCGCAGCAGTGA
- the lrrfip2 gene encoding leucine-rich repeat flightless-interacting protein 2 isoform X1 has product MGTQGSGRKRAPLKDRFSAEDEALSSIAREAEARLAAKRAARAEARDIRMRELERQQKELSYHSSSGSNRKWGQIHQWMADSEKARSSSSSRSSSRHHRGLDDDVMSVRSYRSSSSAIRDLGSRSSSRRKDGLSDGLSTSSTLKSSRSTSSVYNDLHGHKRASSKKKDLLTGLYHDQRNYTSLTKTKATPPPSTSSYQPRATTSSSSTIGTGLSRSYSTASIYEDTGLYGSGYSSKAPSEYSWYSSGASSTRSSPVSSSDDDTVSSVSQERVSRGRRDSVSSDFSDISESAADYFSRSNRRGSIVSDLDDLSIPDLDTLDEKCDKQYTDYSRPSSRCATPGLSAATLASLGGTSSRRGSTDTGSVYDPDTSLSELRDIYELKDQIQDVEGRYMQGLKELKESLVEVEEKYKKAMVSNAQLDNDKANLIYQVDTLKDVVEEMEEQMAEMKRELEDKSKELERQKHTCTVLQHKQEELKEGIRQRDELIEESQQMQTKLDALTREVFDLQETINWKDKKIGALERQKEYFDCIRNERDELRDELADIKGKAKAGEKHGLVIIPDGTPNGDVNHEPQSSGITVVSQEAAQLLESAGEGPLDVRLRKLAEEKDELLAQIRKLKNQLEEERQKHSKMDSAYTDGERMENGTDLHFIEMQRDANRQISEYKFKLSKAEQEMGTMEQNINRLEGQVSRYKASADNAEKVEDELKAEKRKLQRELRTALDKIEEMEMTNNHLVKRLEKMKANRNALLSQQ; this is encoded by the exons GCGGAGGCGCGGCTGGCTGCAAAGAGGGCGGCTCGGGCGGAGGCAAGGGATATTCGAATGAGGGAGCTTGAGCGGCAACAGAAAGAG CTTTCTTACCACTCTTCGAGTGGTAGCAACAGAAAATGGGGTCAGATCCACCAGTGGATG GCTGACTCAGAAAAAGCCAGATCCTCTAGTAGTAGTAGGTCCAGCAGCCGTCATCACCGG GGGctggatgatgatgtcatgtcagTCCGCAGCTACAGG TCATCCTCGTCAGCAATACGTGACTTGGGAAGTCGATCCAGTTCCCGTAGAAAAGATGGCTTG TCTGATGGCCTTTCCACTAGCTCTACCCTCAAGAGTTCCCGCTCCACT AGTTCTGTGTACAATGACCTGCATGGCCATAAAAGGGCTTCATCCAAGAAGAAGGACCTGCTG ACTGGACTGTACCATGATCAAAGGAACTACACCAGCCTAACGAAGACCAAAGCAACGCCTCCTCCCTCTACTTCCTCCTATCAGCCCCGG GCCACCACTTCCTCGTCCTCCACCATTGGCACAGGGCTGTCTCGCAGCTACAGCACG GCCTCTATTTACGAAGACACCGGTCTTTACGGCTCGGGCTACAGTTCAAAAGCT CCCTCTGAATACAGCTGGTACTCCTCTGGAGCCAGCTCCACCCGCAGCAGCCCTGTG TCTTCCTCAGATGATGACACTGTCAGCAGTGTGTCGCAGGAGCGCGTCAGCAGAGGCCGCAGGGATAGTGTG TCGTCTGACTTCTCGGACATTAGTGAGTCGGCTGCTGATTATTTCAGCCGCTCCAACCGAAGGGGCAGCATTGTGTCTGACCTCGATGATTTGAGCATTCCAGATCTGGACACT ctgGATGAAAAATGTGACAAGCAGTATACAGATTATAGTCGG CCATCCTCCCGCTGTGCCACCCCAGGCCTCTCAGCAGCCACGTTGGCGTCGCTGGGCGGCACCTCGTCACGGCGGGGCAGCACAGACACGGGTAGCGTCTATGACCCCGACACCAGTCTGAGTGAACTAAGG GATATCTATGAACTAAAGGACCAGATTCAGGATGTAGAAGGGCGGTACATGCAAGGGCTTAAAGAGCTGAAG GAGTCACTTgtagaggtggaggagaagtaTAAGAAAGCCATGGTATCGAATGCACAGCTGGACAACGACAAAGCCAACCTCATCTATCAGGTGGACACACTAAAGGACGTCgtagaggagatggaggaaCAAATGGCTGAGATGAAGAGGGAGCTGGAAGACAAGTCAAAG GAGCTGGAAAGACAAAAGCACACATGTACGGTCCTGCAGCATAAACAAGAAGAACTGAAAGAGGGAATCCGCCAGAGAGATGAGCTTATAGAG GAGAGCCAGCAAATGCAGACTAAGTTAGACGCCCTCACCAGGGAGGTGTTTGACCTGCAGGAAACGATAAACTGGAAGGACAAAAAGATTGGG GCCctagagaggcagaaagagtaCTTTGATTGCATTAGGAATGAGAGAGATGAGCTCAGAGATGAGCTCGCTGACATCAAGGGGAAGGCCAAGGCTGGAGAG AAACATGGGCTGGTGATCATCCCAGACGGCACACCAAACGGAGATGTCAACCATGAGCCTCAGTCCTCAGGGATCACTGTGGTCTCCCAGGAGGCCGCTCAGTTGCTGGAGTCAGCAGGAGAGGGCCCACTGG ATGTCAGGCTACGGAAGttggcagaggagaaagatgaacTGTTGGCTCAGATCAGGAAGCTGAAgaatcagctggaggaggagagacagaaacactcaaAGATGGACAGTGCGTACACAGAcggggagaggatggagaacGGTACAGACCTACACTTTATTGAGATGCAGA GAGATGCCAACAGACAGATTAGTGAATACAAATTCAAGCTTTCTAAGGCAGAGCAGGAAATGGGTACAATGGAACAAAAT ATCAACAGACTTGAAGGGCAAGTGTCCAGGTACAAGGCATCGGCAGACAATGCGGAGAAGGTAGAAGACGAACTTAAAGCCGAAAAACGGAAACTTCAAAGAGAG CTGCGCACAGCCCTCGATAAGAtagaggagatggagatgacCAACAACCACCTAGTAAAGCGCCTTGAGAAGATGAAGGCCAACAGGAACGCCCTTCTGTCGCAGCAGTGA
- the lrrfip2 gene encoding leucine-rich repeat flightless-interacting protein 2 isoform X3, whose translation MGTQGSGRKRAPLKDRFSAEDEALSSIAREAEARLAAKRAARAEARDIRMRELERQQKELSYHSSSGSNRKWGQIHQWMADSEKARSSSSSRSSSRHHRGLDDDVMSVRSYRSSSSAIRDLGSRSSSRRKDGLSDGLSTSSTLKSSRSTSSVYNDLHGHKRASSKKKDLLTGLYHDQRNYTSLTKTKATPPPSTSSYQPRATTSSSSTIGTGLSRSYSTASIYEDTGLYGSGYSSKASSSDDDTVSSVSQERVSRGRRDSVSSDFSDISESAADYFSRSNRRGSIVSDLDDLSIPDLDTLDEKCDKQYTDYSRPSSRCATPGLSAATLASLGGTSSRRGSTDTGSVYDPDTSLSELRDIYELKDQIQDVEGRYMQGLKELKESLVEVEEKYKKAMVSNAQLDNDKANLIYQVDTLKDVVEEMEEQMAEMKRELEDKSKELERQKHTCTVLQHKQEELKEGIRQRDELIEESQQMQTKLDALTREVFDLQETINWKDKKIGALERQKEYFDCIRNERDELRDELADIKGKAKAGEKHGLVIIPDGTPNGDVNHEPQSSGITVVSQEAAQLLESAGEGPLDVRLRKLAEEKDELLAQIRKLKNQLEEERQKHSKMDSAYTDGERMENGTDLHFIEMQRDANRQISEYKFKLSKAEQEMGTMEQNINRLEGQVSRYKASADNAEKVEDELKAEKRKLQRELRTALDKIEEMEMTNNHLVKRLEKMKANRNALLSQQ comes from the exons GCGGAGGCGCGGCTGGCTGCAAAGAGGGCGGCTCGGGCGGAGGCAAGGGATATTCGAATGAGGGAGCTTGAGCGGCAACAGAAAGAG CTTTCTTACCACTCTTCGAGTGGTAGCAACAGAAAATGGGGTCAGATCCACCAGTGGATG GCTGACTCAGAAAAAGCCAGATCCTCTAGTAGTAGTAGGTCCAGCAGCCGTCATCACCGG GGGctggatgatgatgtcatgtcagTCCGCAGCTACAGG TCATCCTCGTCAGCAATACGTGACTTGGGAAGTCGATCCAGTTCCCGTAGAAAAGATGGCTTG TCTGATGGCCTTTCCACTAGCTCTACCCTCAAGAGTTCCCGCTCCACT AGTTCTGTGTACAATGACCTGCATGGCCATAAAAGGGCTTCATCCAAGAAGAAGGACCTGCTG ACTGGACTGTACCATGATCAAAGGAACTACACCAGCCTAACGAAGACCAAAGCAACGCCTCCTCCCTCTACTTCCTCCTATCAGCCCCGG GCCACCACTTCCTCGTCCTCCACCATTGGCACAGGGCTGTCTCGCAGCTACAGCACG GCCTCTATTTACGAAGACACCGGTCTTTACGGCTCGGGCTACAGTTCAAAAGCT TCTTCCTCAGATGATGACACTGTCAGCAGTGTGTCGCAGGAGCGCGTCAGCAGAGGCCGCAGGGATAGTGTG TCGTCTGACTTCTCGGACATTAGTGAGTCGGCTGCTGATTATTTCAGCCGCTCCAACCGAAGGGGCAGCATTGTGTCTGACCTCGATGATTTGAGCATTCCAGATCTGGACACT ctgGATGAAAAATGTGACAAGCAGTATACAGATTATAGTCGG CCATCCTCCCGCTGTGCCACCCCAGGCCTCTCAGCAGCCACGTTGGCGTCGCTGGGCGGCACCTCGTCACGGCGGGGCAGCACAGACACGGGTAGCGTCTATGACCCCGACACCAGTCTGAGTGAACTAAGG GATATCTATGAACTAAAGGACCAGATTCAGGATGTAGAAGGGCGGTACATGCAAGGGCTTAAAGAGCTGAAG GAGTCACTTgtagaggtggaggagaagtaTAAGAAAGCCATGGTATCGAATGCACAGCTGGACAACGACAAAGCCAACCTCATCTATCAGGTGGACACACTAAAGGACGTCgtagaggagatggaggaaCAAATGGCTGAGATGAAGAGGGAGCTGGAAGACAAGTCAAAG GAGCTGGAAAGACAAAAGCACACATGTACGGTCCTGCAGCATAAACAAGAAGAACTGAAAGAGGGAATCCGCCAGAGAGATGAGCTTATAGAG GAGAGCCAGCAAATGCAGACTAAGTTAGACGCCCTCACCAGGGAGGTGTTTGACCTGCAGGAAACGATAAACTGGAAGGACAAAAAGATTGGG GCCctagagaggcagaaagagtaCTTTGATTGCATTAGGAATGAGAGAGATGAGCTCAGAGATGAGCTCGCTGACATCAAGGGGAAGGCCAAGGCTGGAGAG AAACATGGGCTGGTGATCATCCCAGACGGCACACCAAACGGAGATGTCAACCATGAGCCTCAGTCCTCAGGGATCACTGTGGTCTCCCAGGAGGCCGCTCAGTTGCTGGAGTCAGCAGGAGAGGGCCCACTGG ATGTCAGGCTACGGAAGttggcagaggagaaagatgaacTGTTGGCTCAGATCAGGAAGCTGAAgaatcagctggaggaggagagacagaaacactcaaAGATGGACAGTGCGTACACAGAcggggagaggatggagaacGGTACAGACCTACACTTTATTGAGATGCAGA GAGATGCCAACAGACAGATTAGTGAATACAAATTCAAGCTTTCTAAGGCAGAGCAGGAAATGGGTACAATGGAACAAAAT ATCAACAGACTTGAAGGGCAAGTGTCCAGGTACAAGGCATCGGCAGACAATGCGGAGAAGGTAGAAGACGAACTTAAAGCCGAAAAACGGAAACTTCAAAGAGAG CTGCGCACAGCCCTCGATAAGAtagaggagatggagatgacCAACAACCACCTAGTAAAGCGCCTTGAGAAGATGAAGGCCAACAGGAACGCCCTTCTGTCGCAGCAGTGA